A region from the Vicia villosa cultivar HV-30 ecotype Madison, WI linkage group LG3, Vvil1.0, whole genome shotgun sequence genome encodes:
- the LOC131662690 gene encoding protein TAB2 homolog, chloroplastic isoform X1 encodes MATLTFNSTTLKTPSFNYPNSTITKLSSSKPTLKIPFFTTKKPFLQFQTRSISETSATTSQKEAEEDKEDPTAETCFLDPETDPDDILSWELDFCSRPILDARGKKVWELVVCDKSLSLQYTKYFPNNVINSITLKDSIVGICDELDLPVPRNIRFFRAQMQTIITKACKELGIRALPSKRCLSLLLWLEERYETVYTKHPGFQKGSKPLLPLDNPFPTKLPEDLFGERWAFVQLPYSAVREEASASEERFGYGSGLDLDLLGIEIDEKTLIPGLAVASSRAQILSAFMNGLELCAIEADTARANLTLSVAISTRYVYATYQKSPTSTKEAEAWEAAKKASGGLHFLAIQDELDSENCVGFWLLLDLPPPPV; translated from the exons ATGGCTACTCTAACCTTCAACTCCACAACACTCAAAACCCCATCATTCAACTACCCCAACTCCACCATCACCAAGCTCTCCTCCTCCAAACCCACCCTCAAAATCCCATTTTTCACCACCAAAAAACCCTTCCTTCAGTTCCAAACACGTTCCATATCAGAAACCTCAGCAACAACATCCCAGAAAGAAGCTGAAGAAGACAAAGAAGACCCTACTGCTGAAACGTGTTTTCTTGACCCTGAAACTGATCCTGATGATATATTGAGCTGGGAGTTGGATTTCTGTTCTAGGCCTATTCTTGATGCTAGAGGAAAGAAAGTTTGGGAGCTTGTTGTTTGTGATAAATCTCTTTCGCTTCAGTATACTAAGTATTTTCCTAATAATGTTATTAATAGTATCACTCTTAAGGATTCTATTGTTGGGATTTGTGATGAGTTGGATCTTCCTGTGCCAAGGAACATTCGTTTCTTTAG GGCACAGATGCAGACGATTATTACGAAAGCGTGTAAGGAGCTTGGTATAAGAGCTCTTCCGAGTAAACGG TGTTTGTCGTTACTTTTATGGCTAGAAGAACGTTACGAGACTGTATATACGAAACATCCCGGATTTCAAAAGGGATCCAAACCTCTTTTGCCATTAGACAATCCCTTTCCCACGAAACTCCCCGAAGATCTTTTTGGTGAAAGATGGGCATTTGTTCAGTTACCTTACTCAG CTGTCCGAGAGGAGGCCTCAGCCTCGGAAGAAAGATTTGGCTATGGTTCCGGGCTAGATCTTGATTTATTAGGCATTGAAATTGACGAGAAGACGTTGATCCCAGGACTCGCTGTCGCATCTTCTCGCGCTCAAATATTATCAG CTTTTATGAATGGATTGGAGCTCTGCGCCATCGAAGCAGACACTGCTCGCGCTAACCTGACTCTTTCAGTTGCGATTTCGACTCGGTATGTATACGCGACGTATCAGAAAAGTCCTACTTCGACTAAAGAAGCTGAAGCATGGGAAGCAGCCAAGAAAGCTTCTGGAGGATTGCATTTCCTTGCAATCCAAGATGAGTTGGATTCTGAAAATTGTGTTGGCTTCTGGCTTTTGCTAGACTTGCCTCCTCCACCTGTATAA